From Lysobacter lycopersici:
GTCCGCTTCCTGCAGTTCGTGGCGCTGGATCATGGTACCCATCGCGCCGTCGATGACGAGGATGCGCCGCGCCAGCGCCGCTTCCAGCGCGGCGACGCGTTCGGGGTGCAGCCATGGAAGGGTTTTCATGAATCAGGTTCCTCGCGGGAAACGGTTTTTGACGCGGATCGAATCCGATGAACGCAGATAAAGCGAACGATGGGAAAAGCTTTATCCGTCCTTATCCGACTTGATCCGTGTCAAAGGCTTTCGTCGGCTGGTTCCGTCCGGATTTCACGGCTTCACTCCCAGCAACGAAATCACCTCGAAATGCGGCGGGCGTTTCTCGCGGGTCACGGTTTCACTGCTCGCGACCTTCAGCCCGGCCTTTTCCGCGAACTTGCGCAGGTCCTTTTCGCCGAAGCCGAGGTTGCGGTGGCCGTAGGCATCGACCACGCCCTTGTGTTCGTGCCTGGCGAGGCTGGACAACAGCAGGCGGCCGCCCTTGCGCAGCACGCGCGCGGCCTCGGCCACGGCCTGCGCGGGCTTGTCGGCGTAGGTCAGCGCGTGCATCAGCACGACCAGGTCGAAGCTGCCGTCCTTGAACGGCAACGCATGCATGTCGCCCTCGCGCACTTCCACGTTCGGGAAGCGGCGCAAACGCTCGCTGGCGGCGGCGACCACGCGTTGACTCGCGTCGATGCAGACGTAGCGTTGCGCATGCGGGGCCAGCAGTTCGGCCAGTACGCCATCGCCCGAGGCGATGTCGAGCACGTCGCCGGGGACGAGCAAGGGCAGCGCGGTGCGCGCCAGCGCTTCCCAGGTGCGGCCGGGCGAGTAATGGCGTTCCATGTCGCCGGCCACGCTGTCCGCCCAGTTCTGGTCGGAAGCGCGCATCGCGAGCACGGCCGGCACGCGGTCGGCGTCCTGCCGCAGGAGCGGATCGTCGCTGCCGGCGCGCAATGTCTGCCACAGCGCGCGTTGCGCATGGTCGAGCGCGTCCTCGTCGAAGCGGTAATAGGCGGAAACGCCGGAGCGGCGATCGCGGACGATGCCGGCTTCCTTGAGCCGGGCGAGGTGGGTCGAAACGCGCGGCTGCGCGAGCTGGGTGATCGCGGACAGTTCGGCCACGGTCAGTTCCTCGCCCTCGAGCAGCGCGAGCAGGCGCACGCGGGTGGCGTCCGCGAAGACCTTCAAGCGGCTCGACCAGGCGTCCAGATCCATCGTTATCTTTCCATCGCGATACAGGGATAAGTCTCCGCCCACGGATTCCCCGAGTCAACCCGAGGCTTCCGGGACAGCCGCATGGTGGGGTTCGCGGTGCGCGCCGGATACAATTCGCGTTCGTTCGCGACGAAAGAAAGGGCCGCCCGTGGAATTCGGTTTCAGCGAAGAGCAGTTGATGATCCAGGACGTGGCGCGGCGCATCGCGCAGGAGAAGATCGCGCCCAGCGCCGAGCACCACGACCGCACCGGCGAATTCCCGCTGGAGAACATCCGCACCCTGGGCGAAAACGGGCTGATGGGCATCGAGGTTCCGGCCGAATACGGCGGCGCCGGCATGGACCCGGTCAGCTACGTGCTGGCGATGGTCGAGGTCGCCGCGGCCGACGCCGCGCATTCCACCATCATGTCGGTCAACAACTCGCTGTTCTGCAACGGCATCCTCACCCACGGCACCGAGGAGCAGAAGCAGAAGTACGTGCGCGCCATCGCCGAAGGCAAGGAAATCGGCGCGTTCGCGCTGACCGAGCCGCAATCCGGTTCCGACGCCACCGCCATGCGTTGCCGCGCGGTGAAACAGGCCGACGGCAGCTACGTCGTCAACGGCAAGAAGAGCTGGATCACTTCCGGCCCGGTGGCGAAGTACATCGTGCTGTTCGCCATGACCGATCCGGACAAGGGCGCGCGCGGCATCACCGCCTTCATCGTCGACACCGCGCGCGCGGGCTTCGGCCGCGGCAAGACCGAACCCAAGCTCGGCATCCGCGCCTCGGCCACTTGCGAAATCGAGTTCGCCGACTACGTCGTGCAGCCGGACGAGGTGCTGGGCGAGGAAGGCCACGGCTTCAAGATCGCGATGGGCGTGCTCGATGCAGGCCGGATAGGAATCGCCTCGCAGGCCATCGGCATCGCCCGCGCCGCCTACGAGGCGACGCTCGAATACGTGCGGGAGCGCAAGGCCTTCGGCCAGCCGATCGGCGCGTTCCAGATGACCCAGGCCAAGATCGCCGACATGAAGTGCAAGCTCGACGCGGCGACGCTGCTGACCCTGCGCGCGGCATGGAAGAAGGGCCGGGGCGAGCGCTTCAGCACCGAAGCCGCGGTCGCCAAGCTCACCGCCTCGGAAGCGGCGATGTGGATCGCGCACCAGGCGGTGCAGATCCACGCCGGCATGGGCTACAGCAAGGAAATGCCGATCGAGCGCTACTTCCGCGACGCCAAGATCACCGAGATCTACGAGGGCACCAGCGAAATCCAGCGCCTCGTCATCGCCCGCAACGAAACCGGATTGCGCTGATCCCCCGCCACGCCATGCGCATTCCCGAAAAACCATCGCCGTCGAATTCCCACCGTCGTTGACCAACACGGGGCCCGTGCGATTGCGCGGGCCCCGATCGTTTCCGGAACCCAGGACGCCATGACCACCCCGAAAAAGAAACCCGCCGCCAAAGCCGGCAGTTCCGTCCAGAAATCGATCCTGGCCTCGCTGGCCAGGCGCGTGCCCAAGTCGCGGCTCGCGGATGCCGAGGCTTTCGCCGGAACCTTCTACCGGCGCATGAGCCCCGAGGAATTCGCGCAGCACGGCGCCGAAGGCTGGGCCGCGCTCGCCGCCGGCATCCTCGATTTCGCCGCCGCGCGCAAGCCGGGCACGGCGAACGTGCGCCTGTTCAACGCCGGCCTTAAGGACAGCGGTTGGGAATCGCCGCATACGGTGCTGCAGATCGTCAACGACGACATGCCGTTCCTGGTCGATTCGGTGACGATGAAGCTCGCCGAGATGGGCGTCGGCGTGCACGTGCTCGGCCACCCGGTGGTGCCGATGCAGCGCGACAAGGCCGGCAAGCTGCAGGCCGCGGGCCAGGGCACGCCCGAATCCTTCATGCACCTGGAGATCGACCGCCAGCCGCAGGCGGGGATGAAGAAGATCGAAGCGGAGATCCGCACCGTGCTGGAGGACGTGCGCGCGATCGTGCGCGACTGGCCGGCGATGCGCGCGAAGATGCTCGAGGTTGCCGACGACCTCGGCAAGCGCGACATGCCGACGGTGTCGAAGGCGGGCCTCGCCGAGGCGCAGGAATTCCTGCGCTGGGCCGCGGGCGAGCACTTCACCTTCCTCGGCTACCGCGAATACGCGGTCAGGAAGCAGAGCAAGGAGGAAATGCTGGTCGCCGACGAAGGCAGCGGCCTCGGCCTGATGCGCGGCAAGGACGGCGGCAAGCCGCGCCCGCTGAAGTCGCTGGCCGCGCACTACATGCCGCAGTCCGGCTCGGTCGATGCGCTGATCCTGACCAAGACCAACGCGCGCGCCACCGTGCACCGCCCCGGCTACATGGATTACATCGGCGTGCTGCGCTTCGACAAGGCCGGCAACCCGGTCGCCGAACAGCGCTTCCTCGGCCTCTACACCTCCAGCGCCTACAACCGCCGGCCGTGGGACATCCCGCTGGTGCGCCAGCGCCACGAGTACGTGATGCGCAAGTCCGGGCTGGTGCCGACCGGGCACAGCGGCAAGGCGCTGCGCCACATCCTCGAGACCCTGCCGCGCGACGAGCTGTTCCAGTCCAGCGAGCAGGAGCTGTACGACACCGCGATGGGCATCCTCGGCCTGCAGGAGCGCGTGCGCAGCCGCCTGTTCCTGCGCCGCGACCGCTACGGCCGCTTCTGGTCGGCGCTGGCCTACATTCCGCGCGAACGCATGAGCACCCAGGTGCGGCACCGCATCGAGGCGATGCTGCGCGACGCCCTGAACGGCGAATTCGTCGACACCAACGTGACCATCGGCGAATCGCCGCTGGCGCAGTTGCACATGATCGTGCGCCCGCGCCCGGGCGAATCGCTGGAGGTCGACCGCGCCGCGCTGGACGAGGCGCTGGCCCACGTCGTGCGCGACTGGCAGGACGAACTGCGCGAACTGCTGGTCGAACGCAACGGCGAGGAGCAGGGCCTGCGCATCGCCGCGCGCTACGGCAGGGCCTTGCCGGCCGGCTACATCGAGGAAGTCTCCCCGGCGGTCGCCGCGACCGACGTCGAGCACCTGGCCGCGCTCGCCGGCGCCGAGGACCTGCGCCTGAGCCTGTATCGCTCGCGCGACGGCAGCCTGCGCTTCAAGTTCTACCGCCGCGACGACGACATCCCGCTGTCGGATGCGTTGCCGATGATGGAGAACATGGGGCTGCGGGTGATCACCGAGCATCCGTACCGGATCGACAGCGGCGAGGGCATCGCCTACATCCAGGATTTCGAGGTCGAGGCCGGCAAGGGCGACATCGACGTCGACGGCCTCGACGAGAACTTCGAGGAGGCCTTCGCGCAGATGTGGCGTGGCCAGGCCGAGAACGACGGCTTCAACCGCCTCATCCTCGCCGCCAACCTGTCGTGGCGGCAGGTGTCGGTGTTGCGCGCCTACTGCAAGTACCTGCTGCAGGTCGGCGTGCCGTTCTCGCAGAGCTACGTCGA
This genomic window contains:
- a CDS encoding ArsR/SmtB family transcription factor, which produces MDLDAWSSRLKVFADATRVRLLALLEGEELTVAELSAITQLAQPRVSTHLARLKEAGIVRDRRSGVSAYYRFDEDALDHAQRALWQTLRAGSDDPLLRQDADRVPAVLAMRASDQNWADSVAGDMERHYSPGRTWEALARTALPLLVPGDVLDIASGDGVLAELLAPHAQRYVCIDASQRVVAAASERLRRFPNVEVREGDMHALPFKDGSFDLVVLMHALTYADKPAQAVAEAARVLRKGGRLLLSSLARHEHKGVVDAYGHRNLGFGEKDLRKFAEKAGLKVASSETVTREKRPPHFEVISLLGVKP
- a CDS encoding acyl-CoA dehydrogenase family protein; its protein translation is MRVRSRRKKGPPVEFGFSEEQLMIQDVARRIAQEKIAPSAEHHDRTGEFPLENIRTLGENGLMGIEVPAEYGGAGMDPVSYVLAMVEVAAADAAHSTIMSVNNSLFCNGILTHGTEEQKQKYVRAIAEGKEIGAFALTEPQSGSDATAMRCRAVKQADGSYVVNGKKSWITSGPVAKYIVLFAMTDPDKGARGITAFIVDTARAGFGRGKTEPKLGIRASATCEIEFADYVVQPDEVLGEEGHGFKIAMGVLDAGRIGIASQAIGIARAAYEATLEYVRERKAFGQPIGAFQMTQAKIADMKCKLDAATLLTLRAAWKKGRGERFSTEAAVAKLTASEAAMWIAHQAVQIHAGMGYSKEMPIERYFRDAKITEIYEGTSEIQRLVIARNETGLR